A segment of the Lolium perenne isolate Kyuss_39 chromosome 3, Kyuss_2.0, whole genome shotgun sequence genome:
TTAGTTCATTCATCTGCCGATATTGGACAGATCATGGGGAAGAAAAAACCTAGACCAGAGTTTTGGGaagccaaacaaaaaaaaacatgatACCTATTTATCCATTAATACTCATACTTACATATTCGAGTAAAAGAGGTGCAATGTGTGGAAGAGGATCATCTGGCTTGCCAAATCTTCAGTAGAGAACCCTGGGCAAAAACTAAACACACCCTTGATTTGGAACTTGCGGTGATACCCTGTGAGCCTATCACAAGTGCGTGCATCAGACTTTTTTTTGGCTTAACTGTTAGTAAGGGTGTATCGGCATTTGGTAAGAAGAATGAGTCTCATTTTCTGTTTAACTGTTAGTAAATGGTTATCGTAATTTGGCAAGAACGAGATTTCAAGATGAGTCAGCAGAGCGCATGGTCCAGCGATGTAAACTTTGCAGGAACTGGCTGCACATCACAGCTTAAGAAATTCCGGCCATGCCAACCTAGATATAAGCATGCTTATACGTTCATAAATCACAACTAGTCCAGTCATAACAGAGGAGACAAACGAATGGCCAGGCACAGCGCAAACATCTCCAGTTATGGGCACCAGATACTGAAAGATAACATCAACACTAACATATAGTTATCACGAGAAGCATATGTCAATTTCATTATCGACTTTGGCAATGATAGGTTGATGTTTGACTACGACACGATCCTACATGGATCGGGGAGACACACACGACCAACAAGGAAATCAAAGAAAATAATGGTCCAGAGATAGTTTCTCGGGACAGCGACACAATCTTCTGCATGCAAGCAAGCAGCAGATACGAGCACGAAGCTTTCGATCATCCCATGGCATACTTCTGCGTCCAGCTGCGGGCTGTCGTCTCATACTTAGACCGGTCCGTCTTGTACATGTGGGCAATCTCAGGGACAAGAGGGTCGTCCGGGTTGGGGTCGGTAAGCAGCGAGCAGATTGAAAGCAAAACCTGGTGAATACAACAAAACAAGGAATTAGCAATGGAGCTACATGGGATGCAACTTGCAAGGCACCTAACAGTAATCCTCATATCCCAACTGAAAACTTGTTTGGTGAAATGTACAATTATTAAGACGATTTGAACAGATTTAAGCCTCCATGTCTGCATTGTTCTAGCATCTAAATGTAGCAAAAGATTATACGAAAAAATGAACACACCAGCCAGAGCCAGATGGCAAACTGCAGAACTTTTAAGTGTGTTCATCAAGTACCATCAAACAAACAGGCAAGCttgtaaagtaatataatgaaGCACTGCAACGAGTGGGCAGCTCATCACTCATCAAGAATATATATGAGTATCAGGTATTTGGCTCGTTCACTTTTTATGCATACATCACATTAATAGGAACAAGGGAATGATTTGCTGTGACAGTACCTTAGAGATTGTCAAAGCAGGACTCCATTGCTCCTTCAGAATGTCGAGGCATATGCTTCCATTGCTATTGATGTTCGGATGGAAGACTTTTGTCTTGAAAGATACCTGATAAAAGAGAAGCCAGCTTAGAACCAAAGAACATAGGAACAAGCTCAAGACTCACTACCATTAAAAAGAACATGATGGTAATTTTTTTTGACAAGCAACAGAATAAAGAAAAGATAAGTACCATCAGCCTGTCATAAGGATTTCCTTTTAGAGATATCAAAATATTTAGTTATCCATATAATATCAAAATGTGGGATGAACATAAATCACATGAAAGAACAGATACATCTATGAAATATGTAAGGGAGAGACATACTGACACAATCTTTTGATAAAGATGACAAACATGCAAGGAGATTTTCTTCTCTGGGACATGTTTAACCACTAACCTTCGGAGGCTTGAAGGGGTAGTCCGGGGGGAAATGGATATTCACTAGGAAAACACCTCCAGCATACGGACTATCAGGCGGGCCCATAATGGTTGCCTGCCAATGGAACATATCCTCGCCAGCGGGACCTGTATAAATAGAAACCTATAAATTCATAATCAATGATTCTAGAAGATCTGACGATCACTTGCTGTGGTTGTTAACAATTATTCATAACTTGTTAAGTTAGAATTTACTTTGAAACACACTAACTGCATGATAGATACATTTCTTGAAAACCAAACATCAAATTTAGCTAGTCAACCACAGAAGGACACCAACAAGACGGCAACTGGTATGGTGATACATTCACATGCGGCAAGAATAGTGAATAAAACTGTGTACATCAAGATACATGTCATTATAGTTAAATTTTGATGATAAGGAACTGAACAAAATGGAACAAACTCTAAAAGTAATACAATTATCGAAGGGACAATGCAAAACAATAATTGATGAGTACCATTACAGATGTGGAGACCAAAGTTACAAAAATGAATGGCTGCAAATGTATTTACAAACATAAATAAGTGCATAAAGCACAGAAATGCCCAACTGCATGCTAAAGGGTACccattatgatcattactcagtaATAGTTCCACCAAAGAAGAACAGATGGATTAAGCCCCAAAAAATTCACACGGGCACATCATATATCAACACTCAGATACACTCAGTGTGGCAATTGTCCATAGCTGAAAGAATAAATCTGGCCCATACCTGCACTGCATGATGTCGGAGGATCTTTCTGCAAGTCCTTTAGCTCCTTGAGGATACGTTTTGAAGCCATGATAAGCTCCTGGTTGGATTACATTTACACATTATGAGAACTGTTAAAATTAATTAAGACATGATTTTACTATTACTACACACACCAAATTGGTAGCATGACAAACAACAGGCAATACAGTAAGCCATTTTAATTCTTCAAAGTATTATATTAAGCTCATGACTGAACCGCAATAGTGCGCACTGACTAGTCCGAAGTAACATAGACCCTAAAGTTCCAACTTCTTTGGACCCGCCACAATGTTCAACCAAGTCTTGACCTCCTCTTTCAAACAAAAAACGATAAATATGGGGGTTTGAGTCTACAGTCCTGGTGTACAGAATTAGTACAAAGGCAGATGCTCATACTAAGTAATTATGCAGTAATTTCTATCATATCCGTTTCATTATACCGTCACAACCAAGCACTTCTCAGGCTGACGAAATCAAACAAACCAGCAAGCCCATCCAATGATAATTACCTTAATACCGGTCATGCTGTCGAATTCTCATTGACCATATAAGAAAGCAAAGCACATATCATGGTCCGTGAACATCGTGTCACGCGATCAACCCCTAGTACGGCTGCTAAACCAGATCAATAACAAATTCAACACCAAAACACGTAGCCCCGACAAGCCCGCATCCAGATGACTCTAACGAATCCACGACAGATCGCTACCAACGATCCGAGGGGCAGAACAAAACACGCGTCAAATCGACACGGCGATGCGCGAATCGCCGCCGGCGCACATCAAATCGACGCACCACGGGGCCTACCACGACGAAACACGACCGGACCACGGATCTACCGGAGCGGGCGAGGCTAACAACAGATCAATCGAGGCACAGCCAACAAAATTGGGTGAAATTTACGGGGAGGCCGGGACGGATCCAGATCGGGGTAGGATCCGGGGTTACTCGCGCCGATCTGAGGGAAATCGAAGGAGGAAAGGCGATGGGGGATCAGGGCTACCTGTTTTTTTTCTTGAGAGCGCAGCGGCGGAGACGAGAGGTCCGGGTGGAGAGAGCCCTCGCTCCTTTTTCCGCCCCGGGGTGCTTGTTTTGTGTAGGTACAAGGCGTTATTGGGCGAGggtattatgatttttctcttgtgaATTAAGGAATGAATTTCTGGGAATAAAGAGCTGGGATATGGCTATGTGTGTAATGGCAAATGTCGACACAGTGAGGATCGAATGGAGAATCTCGGTGGTCCGTTAGTGTCAAGTAAAAAAAAAACTCCCTCCATCTACACTTTTTAATTTTGTCTATATTGGTAATTTTTGCGCGATTAAAACTCGTCTAGATATATGCGTATCCTACCCATATGAAAACCTCCGAGTATCTTAACTTTGAGAGACTAAGCAGGCATATCTTAAAATTGAcgaagttatcatagacgtctcgCTATCGATGAAAAAATCATCTCCCACTAAAATAATAATATTTTGTCTTTTTATGACACATTAAAGCGTCAAATCAGAGGTTTGATCCCTAGCAAGCTAAATGTGTCAGTGTCCTCCAAACCATTCAAACATTTTTTTTTCTTCATCCTCATCTCGTGTCTGACATGTATGTGTCCATCGTGTAGCTTGTACATGTTCCTCGAACCACCATGGTACTTGGTGTCACCGTCTCAACTTCCCGGCTGCTCCTGTTGCCCCGCACCAGCCGCACACAACCTCACGTCGTAGCCATGGGTGCATGCATAAGCTCGCACGACTTACCCATGCCCGTTCGCTCGCTCTCGGAGATGCATTCTCCCCTGACCCGATTGCCCCACCTCGTCCCATGGAGGTTGCTCGACGTGGAGCTCCCATGGAGGTGCTCATGTGAACGAGCTCAAAATTGACCGGAATTTCATCAAATTTTGCTTGTAATCGGTCAAAATTGGGGTGGCTTGCCGGGCATTAGCATAGATTCGACCAAAATAGGGTGACATGGCAGAATCTAGCCCGATTCCGGTGAGTCCCACGCCGGTCGAGCTATTGTTGAGGTGAATTTTCCCTCCAGCCAACCATATTGTTGTTTACAGTTTACTATAAAAGAAAGAAATGTACAACATACTACATGCATGAGTAACGAGCGTCTTTTACAGTTTATCGTAAAAAAATACGTGTTAGCTCAGCTTAGAGCATCTGAAATAATTATATTTTTCGCCAAACCGCAAATAGCAATTATTTTGTGGTTTTGGATCTTTATGAGACTTGTTAGAGATGATCTCATTGTAGAAGATGCTAGAAGTTAGGAACACCCCAAACCCGATTTGCTTCGAGTCACTATCACACTACCTTTGATCTAGCAACAACGTGCATGACTTGGTGCATAACTTGACGCCTCTGCAAGAAACGGCATACAtagtgaaagtatagagatggtaaacctagagggggggggggggtgaataggtttctacaaattttaattctttctttgcaatattaggcttttcggaatataaagatgagcctaatgcaaactaggtgaagcaacctatatgaggatacaactaactcgagcacgaaggctctcacaggcagttaaatcacaagtaaggagttcggttagagataaccgatagcacgcggagacgaggatgtattcccgtgttcccttgctttgcaacaaggtacgtcacgtttggaggagtggaggtcccacgaaggattccccgcgccacgaaggctcaccctattctccggagcctatcccacgaaggaatagctcactcacttgtggtagactttgaggtagcctccaaaccttcacaatcttgcccggagcaaatccacggcCGGATGCttgggactcctcttgcctacctagggtttccaaggaaccctaggaagcaagcttctcaatgaatacaagggggaatgagatttggcttggtagaacggtagatcgggtcctcctctaatgattcctgaggaggatttgagtttgggtggaggaggagggagatctgaggcttttggtgtttctagcaatggagtatgagagagagagctcaagaacagcttgtagtgtagtgcctaactgttcagaggtaggagaagacctatttatagtgttcttctaaatacggccgttggtcacttgccacatcagcagattcttcgagaaacccggtcaaccggattttgcGCCGGACAAAGCGGTCCACGGCCGATCGAGCCAAGACCTGATCGGctggccggtttccaaccggagctggaccgggacttgaccgggcaggcttcgGGCTTACTTGGATGTGGCCGGATGTCACAGCGCAGAACCGATTCTTGTCGATCGCCGCTCGGTCAGCGCCGGTCGAGACGGGCCGTGGGCCGAgcagccggtccgaaaccggctggtgaccggacgcgcGCCGGATGGCTTCGCTTTCTTGGATGtcgccggatggcaccggtccagtggtccggttggcgaccgggctgcccggtgctgggccggtccgaccggattcgTGGACTGGCCCGGCtcgaaaaactagctgatttttcgtcgaattgggggtctcccgttgccttttgttccattgctacaccatcatacctctttggctaatacacgaaagtcatcttgtaggcatgtattagtccaaatac
Coding sequences within it:
- the LOC127344803 gene encoding ubiquitin-conjugating enzyme E2-17 kDa; amino-acid sequence: MASKRILKELKDLQKDPPTSCSAGPAGEDMFHWQATIMGPPDSPYAGGVFLVNIHFPPDYPFKPPKVSFKTKVFHPNINSNGSICLDILKEQWSPALTISKVLLSICSLLTDPNPDDPLVPEIAHMYKTDRSKYETTARSWTQKYAMG